A region of the Labrys wisconsinensis genome:
GGGTGCCGACCCCGCTCAGGCCGGCACCACGCTTGCGACCAGACTTTCGAACAGCCCGAATCCGTCGACGCCGCCGGCCAGAGGGTCGATCAGATTCTCCGGATGGGGCATCATGCCGAGCACGCGGCGATTGCGCGAATAGATGCCGGCGATGGCGTTGAGCGAGCCGTTGGGATTGGCCTGCGGCGTGACCGCGCCGGCGGCGTCGCAGTAGCGGAACGCGACCAGCCCTTCGTCCTCGAGGCGCTGCAGCGTGACGGCGCCGCAGAAATAATTGCCCTCGCCGTGGGCGACGCAGACGTCGATCGCCTGCCCCGGGCGATAGGCGCTGGTGAAGGGCGTATCCGTGCGCTCCACCTTCAGGTGCACCCGCTTGCAGATGAACTTCAGGTCGGCGTTGCGCATCAGCACACCCGGCAGCAGCCCGCCGTCGGTGAGGATCTGGAAGCCGTTGCAGATGCCGAGCGCCAGGCCGCCGCGCTTGGCGTGGGCGCGGACCGCATCCATGATCGCTGCCCGTGCGGCGATGGCGCCGCACCTGAGATAGTCGCCATAGGAGAAGCCGCCCGGCAGCACGACGAGGTCGGTCCCGGCCGGCAGCTCGGTGTCGGCATGCCACGCCATGACCACATGGGCACCGGCCTTGCGCAGCGCCTTGGCGACGTCGCCGTCGCGATTCGAGCCGGGAAAGGTGATGACCGCCGCTTTCATGGAGCCTCCGCTTCAGAAAAGCTCCTTATCGCGTTTGGCGCGCAACGTCACCTCTTCCGTCCGCGCCGCCCGCCCCGATCAGCGCAGGTCGGAGATGAGCCTCAGCCGCTCGCGGCTGATCTGCGGCGTCATGCCGGATCCGGCCGTCATCCGCATGGTCTCGCCGACGATGGTGGCGCGGCCGGTCGTGAAGATCTCGCGGTTGAGCCGCGACCAGCCGCTCAGATCGAAGCTAATGACGGCCCCGGTCCGCCGGACATTCGAGATCGCGAAGGAGGAAGCGTTGGCGTTCGTCGTCAGGGAGAGCCTGAGCATCGCCTCGACCTGGCCGTTGGAGAGCCGGGCGGCCTCGGCATATCGGCCGAAGCCGATTCGCCCTGGCGCGGGCGGCGCGGAGAAGCTGACGATCGCCGCGCCGCCAACGCCGCCGCAGGAGGGCTGGGTGCAGGCGAGTGCCTTCTCGACGCGGAAGGTGCCTCGAGGCAGGGTGATCGTCGGGGTCGAGGACGTCTCGCGCCATCCGGCGGCCGCAAGCCGGGGGCTCGCGGCCGGGCCGTAGTTCAACGCGGACATGGACTGGCATCCTGCGACCAGTCCGGCCACAACCAAAGGAATCAGCATGCGCATCATCGCAACCACTCCAAAGCCCCGCAGGGATAGAGCCGGTCTTCTTCCGCAGCGGCAAGTCGAAAATGCCGAGATCGGAGGGGCGATCGTTGCGACGCTTCGGCGCAGCTAGAGCAAAGCGCGTTTGGACGGAAACGCTGCT
Encoded here:
- the purQ gene encoding phosphoribosylformylglycinamidine synthase subunit PurQ — its product is MKAAVITFPGSNRDGDVAKALRKAGAHVVMAWHADTELPAGTDLVVLPGGFSYGDYLRCGAIAARAAIMDAVRAHAKRGGLALGICNGFQILTDGGLLPGVLMRNADLKFICKRVHLKVERTDTPFTSAYRPGQAIDVCVAHGEGNYFCGAVTLQRLEDEGLVAFRYCDAAGAVTPQANPNGSLNAIAGIYSRNRRVLGMMPHPENLIDPLAGGVDGFGLFESLVASVVPA